Part of the Ctenopharyngodon idella isolate HZGC_01 chromosome 8, HZGC01, whole genome shotgun sequence genome, aatttttttttttcctttcatttaatttttactaTTACTATGCCCCTTTGGGAGTTCTGTACAAGGCATATGCAATTTCAGTTTCAggtcaagttttaaaaaagcttgaatgaattgttcacccaaaaacaagTTAATTTTCTAGCAAGCCTCCTCCATTGAACCACCATTCATAGTGACCATGgctatttttatacatatacacatgGTATATTCAAAATGTATAGCCTTGTTTGAAGAAGAGGTAAAAGTTCCCTGAAGGGCAAGTCTATTAACACAAGAACTGCTGTGACCAGATTCAGTGAAGTACTAAACTCCTAACTAAATTTCTTCACTAATCTACTAGATTTATGAGCAGGACCAGCAAGTTCATCATTAATCTTAAGtaacaaaacagacaaatttTAAGAATTAAAATGAGAAACTGAAACAAGAGGTATTACGTTTAATGTCATTGTTCCCCTTTATTTTCAGACTTTGATACAAATTAAAGGCCTACAAGACTTCATctgcaaatgaaaacaaaacagcaaaGGCAACTCATCAGACAAAGATGGACAACTGAAGGaggtggtggtggtggaggAGGGAGGGAGCTTGGATGGGAATGTTGCGGTTAGCGGCAGGATTTAAGAAAGGGGGCACTGAGGGGTACTAGACTAGGGTTTGGGTGAATGTTAGTGGAAGAGGGGTTTACAACTGGCCACAGTTAGCAATGGTAATCTTGGCACTGGGCTTTCCACTGTTAGAACCATAGCTCTCCACTTTCGTGACGACGTCCAGGCCCTCCACAACCTGTCCGAAAACAACATGCTTGCCATCCAGCCTGGCGGAAAGAAATCGTGGAGGAAAAGTCAGGACAGGACAAGACACTCCACAGCATGGATCCAGGAGTGTTTTAACACATGGTCATTCACAATTCTTTTGCTCACCATGAAGTACGATCTGTGCAGATGAAGAACTGGGAACCGTTGGTGTTGGGGCCAGCATTGGCCATGGACAGGCAGCCAGAGCCAGTGTGTTTCAGGGTAAAGTTCTCATCCTCAAACTTGTTGCCATAAATTGACTTGCCACCAGTTCCATCGTGTTTCGTGAAGTCACCTCCCTGTATCCAAAGGTCTCAAGATTAGAACGGAGTGTCAAAATACTACTAAGATCACACAAGGCTATTGGGACTAAATCTTTCATACCTGGCACATGAAGCCGGGGATGACACGATGGAAGGTGGATCCTTTGTAGCCAAAGCCAGGCTGACCTGTGCACAACTGCCTGAAGTTCTCTGCAAGATGACACTTGATGATGGGTACTTTTATAATCACAAACAAGGGAAAAgtactaataataaaatataaatacctGCAGTTTTGGGGACAACATCAGCTCTCAGCTGTTAAAAGAAAACGTcacaaattaacatttaaaatgactacAGCAGCAATAAGGTGTTCAAGTGAGTGACTACCTCATACAgtcaatttaaacaaaatagaaaCAAGCTTGTGTGGAGACCGAGTCTCATCTTCATGCGACCGCAGCCTGACAAACACCTCCAGTTAAACCGCAACAATGCGGAAGACAAAATTATCTGGGCTTTCAAGGCAGTGCAGCACATTATACATAGTTTTGCTCGCACAAAATGTAGTGACAGACTCACTTTGAGTGCTCATAAAAAATCCTGACCACGCGCGTCTGTAACATGTTCCGAGTTTTACTAGACTCCCAGCCGGCATTTCAACGTTGATTCACCGGTGAATCAACGTCGGGTACCATGGTTGAATCAACGTTGGATTACCTTTCGGTTTTGCAAATTGGATCAACGTTAATATTGTGACGTTGTTTCACCGTTGAAATTACGACGTTGTTTCACTGTTGATATCGCGTCGTGCTTTCACCGTCTTATGGTTGAATTAATGTTGGATTACCTTTCGATTTTGCAAATTGGATCAACGTTGAAAATGCGACGTTGTTTCACCCTCTTACCTTCAACATGGATGAATAcactattttacattaaattacaatCTAGTTTGCGTTTGTACTAACATGACAATACTAAATAATTACTATACATGCactaataaatactaaaaatacagtataaaacaaataaacatctcAACTTTGCAATGTTTAGAGGTAATATTAAAAACCTGTAGCATACAATATGAAAATGAAAGGGTTATTTTTCTACAATTACAGCACAAACCTTAAATCTTTTTCTAGCTCAAAATGATGCAGAAGTAAAATCTGTATTATGTACCCACATTCATGTGTACTATACATTCaaccagattaaaaaaaaaaaaaaaaaaacactttttacaagcacaaattcttaagtattttaattattatttatttttttattttgagaacATCATATGCAGTGTCTGACAGTATTTTGTAAGACAGATAGACCTCAGTCCGTCTAGAGATGGATTGCACTCCATaagaaaactgtaaattttaaagataaatcaAGAAATGCAGTATTCATCTTCCTACAAAGATGGTTGATGCTGTGGACCAGGGACCTTGACTTGTGTTGACTGTGGTGGTTGTGAATGTGATGACTGGCGAAGGATGTCGAAGAGGGAGGGTACCGATATTTCTGACCTGGAACTGCTTTTTGTGCAGTGGAGGTGCATGGAACAGTTTGGAATGGACACAGGCAGGAGCCTGCAACAGAACCGtgttggtggaaaaggggtatcgGAGCATGTGACTGCCTGCCTGAGTTTTGTTAATAGCTGGAGACAGCATCAAATTTGACAGAGGCAGCCACCTAGTAATTCACTATGCAGGAAAAGCCTTGTTCAGTGCTTGGACACATAGTGTAGTTGTGGTTTGGGTGATCCAAGACAGTCGTAGCTCAAGGTCCTTTCTGATGCCGTCCCCTCTACTCTCTTCACTTGTCCACTCTCTTTACTGCTgtgtatattaaaaacaaacatacatcaaaacatattatcattttaatacTTACACTTTACACTTTTACATTCAGTTGCATCTACCAATGCAGGTTTATATTGTTTCCTCTGGGGGCTCCATATATTACTAATTATATGGAGAAACATTACACAACAGAATCCTATCTATACTTTGTATTAAgtaaatcaattaaaatcaacctaagtacatttatattcaattaaGTAATCgaaaaatcacaaaatgttaataaatcaaCTAGAAAAAGAAGTGAGTGATATAGACAACAATCTCTTACCAAATTGCCAGTAATCAGACAGATTTGGTGAATCTACAAAAAGGAAAGAAATGGTTCACTGAAAAATCCTTAAAATCAGGAATTTAATTTTTACTATAGACCTTTTCATATTTCcaggtttctcagaagcggaagtcgttaTAGTTGGGTAAAAGTGGCGGTGAATGagggaataaattaaatatattttttgtgttccaattttctcaaatagcaaaagaaaaactaaacagtgttttcacaactttcaaaaagatgaaaaaatagagagagattgATGTCAACTTTACCGTCACTCCCATAGCTGCTACAGGAAATCGTATTGGCTATAAGTGAAATACACTAGAAAGTCTTTCAACAAACAAAGGTggatctttaatttctttataatgtaaatgtatgtttcagaATGGGGCATTTGTATGATTTGTACATATAAATAACCTAGTCTGTCTAACTGCATCACTATATACAGACATTACAGGTCAAACCATTCTGATGTtctttttatctaaataaacaacatattatatgactcttaaagggttagtgcacccaaaaatgaaatttctgtcattaattactcaccctcatttcattccaaacccataagacattAAGTAAGTTCATATAAtaagttcatcttcagaacacaaatgaagatatttttgatgaaatccgagagctttctgacccccGACTGCAACGTAATTACTATCTTTCTGGGCCTGCAAAAGTTGCAAAGACATTAGACATGTTAAAATagcccatgtgactacagtggttcaaccttaatgttataaagcgaccagaatactttttgtgtgcaaaaaacaaaaataacaactttctTAAACAATTTCCTCTCTCCGTGTCACTCTCTgatgctgttcatgtgagcaccacAACGCATTCACGTGAAGCTGACGCagaagccggccaataatgagctggccttctgacgtagaacctggaagtgctgcactgtgtttactacgttaACAGTGTCAGAGACCGACAGtagaaaagaaattgttgaataaagccgtttttttttctccgcacacaaaaagtattctcatcgcttcataacattaaggttgaacccctGTAGTCACATAGACTATTTTAACGaagtctttactacctttctgggccatAAAAAGataataacgttgcagtctatggAGGGTTAAAAagcgctcagatttcatcaaaaatatcttcatttgtgttccgaagatgaacgaaggttttacgagtttggaacaacatgagagtgaataattaatgacagaaatttcctAAATGCCCATTTAATAACAGGTTTTGGTACCCTCCCTACATATAAGTATATAAAGGATGAAAGCCTGTTGTGTCAGTCTTTTGATTTGTGGCTGTGCAGCTATTGTGAAACTCACCATCTTCATGTACTGAGTGTGAATGGCATCAAGGCCTTGTCCTGAAGAATCTCAACACCATCTCATGAGATTACATCTCATCTGGTAATAAGAGTAAGCATAATTTTAAGAACTCTAATGATATCTTTACCCCCTGATATTGCATTGGTGATATAATTCAAACATATCAGAGGCAAAGAGTATGAGCAATGAGTAAGCTGGCCAAATTTCCGTCGAAAATATCTTACATGCTTAAAGTTGTCGACCCCCTGAACCACAGTCAGCATCTATAAGTAGAAAgtatttaagtaaaaaataaaaaatacataaatgtatacaaacaaataaataaatacctttGAGTGGAACAGTATGGCGTCTGTCTCACTAGCAAACGTAACTACAAACAGACATagagaaatacaataaaatagatTAATGACCATGATATCCTGTTATAttagttaaataaatgattCTAACTACAAGCATTATAACATTTCATTTGTCACCAATGTTCCCTCATTTAGCTGATTATTTAGCCTACAGGCCTTTCAAGGACAATCTCACAGAAACAACCTGGggttaatgattttaaaatgtgagacttctttcaaaaccatttaaaaatcttacagacccacAACTTTTCATCAGTAGTGTACTGTATGATTGAGGTTTTGCTTACTATAGTCATCTGGTTCATAGCCTTTGACAGGAGGTCGCTCAGGTCTGCTGGGGTGCAGGAGGCCATCAGCATGGAAGGATCTATAGGAACATAACATGCAATTTGTCACAGAGCCAACATTATTTAGTATAAAATGCCAGGTTTATTAAAAGGAACCAAGCTAGAGCAGAGGTGGAAtgcagaaaagagaaagaataatatacacaatattaaaatatatatatatatatatatatatatatatatatatatatatatatatattacttaagataacaacatttatatttttagttttagaattCAGTATCGTACATGTAGTGTCACTTACGTTTGGATGTCAAAGACTTCTTAATAAGAAAATTGTAGATGCATGGTGATATAGGTTagatatattgtgaaataaatgcattttaaagtatttaatgaGCTCAGTTCACCTGTGTTTCCTCCTCTGTCAGCTTCCCCTTTGTTGTAGAGGGGGTTTTCTGTCGCCCCTGAAATTGCAGAACATTTTTTATCCATATTTGTTTACCATTAGAGATCAAAACGTGTTTGAAATAGTTTGTTAATTTTCGCGCTCCATGTAAGTGACGTCACCGATTAACGGTACAGCaactttaacattaaataaattagtttaCTATCATCCATTAACAATTGGCCAGCAAAACCTTTACAAAGCTATTATAACATCTCATCTACACATAAAGATGCGATTAAAAGCCCAAACTTTCATTAAACAAGAGCTCAAAATACAGAGTTAGTAGCCAAACGCTTCTGAAAACGGTTGAGATGCTAACGGACTTTTTCCGAAGACACTAAATAATTTCTTTGAAGTAAATATTCAACAAAAGTGTATTAATTACACGTAAGAAAGGTATCAGGAacagttatatatattatttgtgtgATTTTATGGACTAAACTTACCTAAAATCAGTGAAAACAACAGCGAGACGGAGTCTTGCTGCTTGACATTTCCCCGTTTCCATGGTAACTTCTTCTACATTTCCAATGTAATCTCGCGATATCTCTTCAGAccgcaaaaaatgaaaatgagcatATAATTTCTATTTTCTGAAATATCGACGTACCAACAAACTGACACAGAAGTGGCAAAATAGGCCTGAatcgacacatttttatttcatatacattattactattattattattaattattattattattattatataatat contains:
- the ppiaa gene encoding peptidyl-prolyl cis-trans isomerase A, whose translation is MARPRVFFDITANGCAVGRVIMELRADVVPKTAENFRQLCTGQPGFGYKGSTFHRVIPGFMCQGGDFTKHDGTGGKSIYGNKFEDENFTLKHTGSGCLSMANAGPNTNGSQFFICTDRTSWLDGKHVVFGQVVEGLDVVTKVESYGSNSGKPSAKITIANCGQL